The DNA sequence caaagcgaagaaattctatatagaaggactcctgatttGGGGCTGTTGCGATGTGTGGATGCCAAGGAAGCATCTAGATTACTCGAAGAAATATATGTCGGAACTTGCTGACCTCACATGAACGGTTTCgttttggccaagaagatattaagagtaggttatttctggatgactatggagacagactacatcaaatatgttcaaaagtgtcactaatgccagatacatgctgatatgaaaCGAGTGCCACCCAACAAACTCAATGCAATGATTTCACCCTGTCCTTTctctgcttggggcatggatgtcatcagaCCAATTAAACCTGCTGCCTCAAATAGATACAGGCTCATTTTAgtggctatagactacttcacaaaatgggttgaagccgcgtCCTATAAGGTtgtgactaagaaggtcgtagTAAATTTTGTCAGGGATCGCATTGTctgtcgatttggagtaccttAGTCAATCATTACTGAAAATGCCGCTAATCTCAACAGTGACCTGATGAAAGCCatatgtgaaacattcaagatcaactATCGAAATTCTACAACATACATGCCGAAAATGAATGGAGCCATaaaagccgccaacaagaacatcaagaaaatattgaggaaaatggtagacaattacaagcaatggcacgagaagctaccattCGCTTTACTCGGTTACCGAACCACAGTTcgtacatcaactggggcaaccccTATCTACTGGTCTATGGTACCGAAGCCGTTATCCCTGCCAAAGTGGAGATTCCTTCCTTAAAAATCATACAGGAAGCCGAGCTCAGCGACACAGAGTGGGTACGGAACCGGTATGAACAaatagctctcattgatggtaaaagaatgaacgcagtgtgtcacggtcaactctaccagaacagaatAGCAAGGGCTTTCAATAAAAAGGTTaggtcaaggcaattcacaccggggcaattggtgcTGAAACGAATCTTCctacatcaggatgaagcaaatGGGAAATTCTTACCCAAttggcaaggcccttacatggttcacagagtactgacaggaggagcacttatacttgcaaaAATAGATGGAGagatatggccaaaacctatcaactcggacgcagtcaagagatattatgtttaagattatgtttgccctttctatttgatgtaacatGAACTACACTTGacttgattcccgtttaagaggggatacgtaggcagccctgtgtgTTCGGTCACTTCATAATAAGCTCTTTATTCCCcctatggtcagaaactggggcaaggtCTCGAGTTTGTCAGATCTCATCATGTTTAGGGTCACCAAAGAAGTGTATCACAAGAAGTACGCatataaactggggcagaatttttaGGAGGGTCCTCAAAATTTCGGACTGAGGAGGTTACAATGTCTCAAAACGCGTCACAGTCTCCGATTCGAACGTTATTTGTTTTATGCATCATCACATATTTTGAACAAACGACCTTGTTATATAAACGATTTATCAAAAATGTatatctttcaaaacatttattTTCTGTAGTAGCCAGAcgttacccagggtgactcaaataggacctcaagacaggagcaaaggcaaagaaaggaattgagagcacgaaccaaccttcccccaaaaaactcacaatttttctttggatacAGGCACAATGGACCTAACAAGAACGTCTGCAACTATATACATacaacaagatcactatcttcacactGACAGAAGTTGCCAAATGCAAACGTgtcaagctaagaaatactttgccCTCCTGCATTTAATCATTGCTcttcttgcatagggctaagcactgccctcataatttcataaggctaaatgttgccattctctgcatgagactaaacattttctccattacattgcatgaggctaagcactgccctcatcattgcataaggctaaacgctgcctttctctgcatgagactaaacattgtctccattacattgcatgaggctaagcactgccctcatcattacataaggctaaacgctgcctttctctgcatgaaactaaacattgtctccattacattgtatgaggctaagcactgccctcataattgcataaagctaaacactgcctttctctgcatgagactaaacattgtctccattacattgcatgaggctaagaacttccctcatcattgcataaggataaacactgcctttctctacataagactaaacattgtctccattacattgcataaggctaagcattgcctccattattgcataaggctaaacgatgccttcctttgcatgagactaaatatggtctccattacattgcatgaggctaagcactgcctccataatTATATAAGGTTAAACgctgccttcctttgcatgagactaagcattgtctccactctttgcataaggataagcattgcctccatcattACATAAGGCCAAGCAtcgcctttccttgcatgagactaagcattatcttcattccttgcatgaggctaagcactgcctctgtTATTAaataaggctaagaattgccttcccttgcatgagactaaacactgtctctgctatactgcataagactaagcactgtctcctttctttgcataagtctaagcactgccctcatctcatacaagactaagACTTGTCTTGTCTCGTTCTCGTATATGATTAAGTATTACCTATTTCCCCTATTAAACGATTGAGATCTCtgcatctttgcatttcatgtgCTGAAATatcgccacattgtccgaaggcatcatagtctgagggtatcatcctcatagcccgaagatATCATGCCATGGCCGgaggatctctcgaaattgcatatcattattcaaaggcgtcatagtccataggcaccatcctcatggcccgaggacaccattccgtggcatgcgaatcccttatcatacgcttcatggcccaggacgtcatggtctaagggcatcatcctcatcatccaaagataactctcatggtccgaagagaatttgcatcatgtttaaattttcacagtaaccccatatatatattcgcgtgcatcgtgttttaagttttgcaggtaactcgggaggtaaccgttctacaaacaggagcaattctcgctccgATTTCCGTGCACAGCGTTCACATCCTTCGATCACCTCAAACGTAACCGACAATTAGCTATTGATTACCCTCTGTTCTGTAACCGCTTAAGT is a window from the Nicotiana tomentosiformis chromosome 10, ASM39032v3, whole genome shotgun sequence genome containing:
- the LOC138899705 gene encoding uncharacterized protein → MAREATIRFTRLPNHSSYINWGNPYLLVYGTEAVIPAKVEIPSLKIIQEAELSDTEWVRNRYEQIALIDGKRMNAVCHGQLYQNRIARAFNKKVRSRQFTPGQLVLKRIFLHQDEANGKFLPNWQGPYMVHRVLTGGALILAKIDGEIWPKPINSDAVKRYYV